A DNA window from Centropristis striata isolate RG_2023a ecotype Rhode Island chromosome 10, C.striata_1.0, whole genome shotgun sequence contains the following coding sequences:
- the LOC131978773 gene encoding F-box only protein 47-like has translation MKRRSSNMERRSSNMERRSSNMERRSSNMERRSSNMERRSSNMERRSSSHVGKFTITQKFHRRTRSRPTRTIMTRSQVSSCSSSSSCSSSSCSSSSSSSSSSSLFSRLPAEVFDLVLDQLTVVEVSVFSMASKEISQKVVDYVSTLSWRSRTVLQTFHDSTCRDHSSIMGHYRDLGLLFKRCTLLLPTKERLKFIFSKFSQVPCFLLEQCFHLDCSGFSCYGVFLQTLIAGWDELECQRVFNFLCDITNLLNKMETVISGKPGVQWFQQVQLRLFCRQVLLDPWSSQQETQFWLLLLLKPWPLVSQAHLLFVFYGPVRLHAPVGWQDLVGGGVAHSALWDLARALLLLYTRQEVKGHNNNSLLAIFEELIFLPLPWHVENVSRLLVLCGSSLCYSVLASKAVNGRLPEISRLIVFIVLVCEKDGYHMSWAVKMVQSIVQIFSTVSERFLFIQQLEKMFSEVTKEFFQLCDGGNQDRETFQNLCILLESSTRFHTKFLHMLLN, from the exons ATGAAGAGGAGATCCTCCAACATGGAGAGGAGATCCTCCAACATGGAGAGGAGATCCTCCAACATGGAGAGGAGATCCTCCAACATGGAGAGGAGATCCTCCAACATGGAGAGGAGATCCTCCAACATGGAGAGGAGATCCTCTAGTCACGTTGGGAAGTTCACCATCACTCAGAAGTTCCACAGGAGGACTCGTTCCCGGCCGACCAGGACCATCATGACCCGCAGCCAggtctcctcctgctcctcctcctcctcctgctcctcctcctcctgctcctcctcctcctcctcctcctcctcctccagcctcttcaGCAGACTCCCGGCGGAGGTGTTCGACCTGGTCCTGGACCAACTGACCG TGGTGGAGGTGAGCGTGTTCAGCATGGCGTCTAAAGAAATCAGCCAGAAGGTTGTTGACTACGTCTCCACGCTGAGCTGGAGGAGCAGAACCGTCCTGCAGACCTTCCACGACTCCACCTGCCGGGACCACAGCTCCATCATGGGGCACTACAGGGACCTGG GTTTGTTGTTCAAGAGATGCACGCTGTTACTACCAACAAAGGAAAGGTTAAAGTTTATCTTTAGCAAGTTCTCACAG GTGCCCTGCTTCCTGTTGGAGCAGTGTTTCCATCTGGACTGCAGCGGGTTCTCCTGCTACGGAGTCTTCCTGCAG ACGCTGATCGCTGGCTGGGATGAACTCGAGTGTCAGCGAGTCTTCAACTTCCTGTGTGACATCACAAACCTGCTGAACAAGATGGAGACCGTCATCTCTGGGAAACCAG GGGTCCAGTGGTTCCAGCAGGTGCAGCTGCGTCTGTTCTGCCGTCAGGTCCTGTTGGACCCGTGGTCCAGCCAGCAGGAGACGCAGTTCtggctcctgctcctcctcaagCCCTGGCCCCTGGTCAGCCAGGCGCACCTCCTCTTCGTCTTCTACGGACCGGTGAGGCTCCACG ctCCTGTGGGCTGGCAGGACCTGGTAGGTGgaggtgttgctcacagtgCTCTGTGGGATCTGGCCCGggcgctcctcctcctctacaccaggcaggaggtcaaaggtcacaacaACAACTCACTGCTGGCCATCTTTGAAGAGCTCATAT tcCTGCCCCTCCCGTGGCATGTGGAGAACGTGTCCCGGTTGCTGGTTCTCTGTGGCAGCAGTCTCTGTTATTCTGTTCTGGCCAGTAAAGCTGTTAACGGACGCCTCCCCGAGATCTCCAGACTCATCGTCTTCATCGTCCTG gtgtgtgaGAAGGACGGCTACCACATGTCGTGGGCGGTGAAGATGGTTCAGAGCATCGTTCAGATCTTCAGCACGGTTTCTGAACGCTTCCTGTTCATCCAGCAGCTGGAGAAGATGTTCTCAGAGGTCACCAAGGAGTTCTTCCAGCTCTGTGACGGAG GGAACCAGGACCGTGAAACCTTCCAGAACCTTTGTATCCTGCTGGAGTCCAGCACTCGCTTCCACACCAAGTTCCTCCACATGCTCCTCAACTGA
- the LOC131978776 gene encoding ADP-ribosylation factor-like protein 6: MGLLDKLSGWLGLRKKEVNVLCLGLDNSGKTTIINQLKPSNTQAQEIVPTIGFNIEKFKSSSLSFTVFDMSGQSRYRNLWEHYYKESHAIIFVIDSGDKLRMVVAKEELDTLLNHEDIRSRKIPVLFFANKMDVRDAVSSVRVSQMLSLENIKDKPWNICASNAIKGEGLQEGLDWLQEQIAQSYQNNEHMRE, encoded by the exons ATGGGGCTGCTGGATAAGCTGTCGGGCTGGCTCGGCCTCCGCAAGAAAGAGGTCAACGTTCTGTGTTTGGGACTCGACAACAGCGGCAAAACCACCATCATCAACCAGCTGAAACCCTCCAAC ACACAGGCACAAGAAATAGTCCCAACTATTGGCTTCAACATTGAAAAGTTCAAGAGTTCAAG CCTGTCCTTTACAGTCTTTGACATGTCTGGCCAGAGTCGCTATAGGAACCTATGGGAACATTACTACAA AGAAAGCCACGCCATCATATTTGTGATTGACAGCGGAGACAAACTGAGAATGGTTGTTGCCAAAGAAGAACTAGACACACTTCTAAACCACGAAG atATCCGAAGCAGGAAGATCCCCGTCTTGTTCTTTGCTAATAAGATGGATGTTCGAGACGCCGTGTCTTCCGTCAGAGTGTCCCAGATGTTGTCTCTGGAGAACATCAAGGACAAACCCTGGAACATCTG cGCCAGCAACGCTATTAAAGGAGAAGGTCTGCAGGAAGGACTGGACTGGCTGCAAG AACAAATTGCACA atCGTATCAGAACAACGAACACATGAGAGAATGA